The following proteins come from a genomic window of Streptomyces sp. NBC_01716:
- a CDS encoding DUF5819 family protein, which translates to MDSNDDNGGNPESPPGPPAAPTPGIAGLSFPYQVVAAVALAVVGLLAVGHVAMVFLHVAPQNTVSKEYSEQVGDWIYPEFEQNWKLFAPNPLQQNIAVEVRADVNTADGARETTGWINLTADDAEAIRGNPFPSHVDQNELRRGWDFYVNSHDDKARPNGLRGQLSESYIRRIVMLRLESYDLGGPVERIQLRSAARVVQAPPWSGEKTNTKPGYRVFPWWTVTPDDLSEGVRNDGSPGDGPRADSRTEARG; encoded by the coding sequence ATGGATTCGAACGACGACAACGGTGGAAACCCGGAATCTCCACCGGGTCCACCAGCGGCTCCGACACCGGGGATAGCCGGGCTCTCCTTCCCGTACCAGGTGGTCGCCGCCGTCGCTCTCGCGGTCGTCGGGCTGCTCGCCGTGGGCCATGTGGCCATGGTGTTCCTGCACGTCGCGCCCCAGAACACCGTCTCCAAGGAGTACAGCGAGCAGGTGGGCGACTGGATCTATCCCGAGTTCGAACAGAACTGGAAGCTCTTCGCGCCCAATCCCCTCCAGCAGAACATCGCCGTCGAGGTCCGCGCCGACGTGAACACGGCGGACGGAGCGCGCGAGACGACCGGCTGGATCAATCTGACCGCCGACGACGCCGAGGCGATCCGCGGCAACCCCTTCCCCAGCCATGTCGACCAGAACGAACTGCGCCGGGGCTGGGACTTCTACGTCAACTCCCACGACGACAAGGCCCGCCCCAACGGTCTGCGCGGACAGCTCTCCGAGAGCTACATACGCAGGATCGTGATGCTGCGCCTGGAGTCGTACGACCTCGGCGGCCCCGTCGAGCGCATTCAGCTCCGCTCCGCAGCCCGGGTCGTCCAGGCGCCCCCGTGGAGCGGTGAGAAGACCAACACCAAGCCGGGCTACCGCGTCTTCCCGTGGTGGACCGTGACCCCGGACGATCTGTCCGAAGGCGTGCGGAACGACGGCTCGCCGGGCGACGGCCCGCGCGCCGACAGCCGTACGGAGGCCCGCGGATGA
- the paaD gene encoding 1,2-phenylacetyl-CoA epoxidase subunit PaaD, which translates to MSAAGPTALESELRALAGSVPDPELPVLTLEELGVLRAVHVSGPGRVEVELTPTYTGCPAIETMSSDIERVLHEKGIPDVSVVTVLSPAWSTDDISAEGRRKLAEFGIAPPRPHPTDGPVPLSLGIRCPHCGSTDTELLSRFSSTACKALRRCSSCREPFDHFKEL; encoded by the coding sequence GTGAGCGCGGCTGGACCGACCGCGCTGGAGAGCGAACTGCGCGCGCTCGCCGGCTCCGTCCCCGACCCCGAACTGCCCGTGCTGACGCTGGAGGAGCTGGGCGTGCTGCGCGCCGTCCATGTCTCGGGACCGGGCAGGGTCGAGGTCGAGCTGACCCCCACATACACCGGCTGTCCGGCGATCGAGACGATGTCCTCGGACATCGAGCGGGTGCTGCACGAGAAGGGGATACCGGACGTCTCCGTCGTCACGGTGCTCTCCCCCGCCTGGTCGACGGACGACATCAGTGCCGAAGGGCGGCGCAAACTCGCGGAGTTCGGCATAGCCCCGCCCCGTCCGCACCCTACGGACGGACCGGTGCCGCTCAGCCTCGGTATCCGCTGCCCGCATTGCGGCTCGACCGACACCGAGCTGCTGAGCAGGTTCTCCTCCACCGCGTGCAAGGCGCTGCGCCGCTGCTCGTCCTGCCGCGAACCGTTCGACCACTTCAAGGAGTTGTAG
- a CDS encoding FMN-dependent NADH-azoreductase produces the protein MATLLHLDSAVSPQGSASREVTAAFVQSWREQHPQGEVVYRDLAAAPLPHLDIAAVVAGAENALRAELAAELAAADAVLIGAPMYNFTIPSTLKAWLDHVIITGHNAGEDSPIKGRPFTVVASRGGSYAAGSPREDFEFVQNYLEKVLNGMFGVEVDFIVPELTLAHQVPAMTDLIPLAEASRAKAQEEAAEKAKALAARLAA, from the coding sequence ATGGCCACCTTGCTGCACCTCGACTCCGCCGTTTCCCCGCAAGGATCCGCCTCGCGCGAAGTCACCGCCGCCTTCGTACAGAGCTGGCGCGAGCAGCACCCACAAGGCGAGGTCGTCTACCGCGATCTCGCGGCGGCCCCGCTGCCGCACCTGGACATCGCCGCCGTCGTGGCGGGCGCCGAGAACGCGCTGCGCGCCGAACTCGCCGCCGAGCTGGCGGCCGCGGACGCCGTTCTCATCGGCGCCCCGATGTACAACTTCACGATCCCGTCCACCCTGAAGGCATGGCTGGACCACGTGATCATCACCGGCCACAACGCCGGCGAGGACAGCCCGATCAAGGGCAGGCCGTTCACGGTCGTCGCCAGCCGGGGCGGCTCCTACGCGGCCGGATCCCCGCGCGAGGACTTCGAGTTCGTCCAGAACTATCTGGAGAAGGTGCTGAACGGCATGTTCGGCGTCGAGGTCGACTTCATCGTTCCCGAACTGACCCTGGCCCACCAGGTTCCCGCCATGACCGACCTCATCCCGCTCGCCGAAGCCTCCCGCGCGAAGGCGCAGGAAGAGGCCGCCGAGAAGGCCAAGGCCCTCGCCGCCCGCCTCGCCGCCTGA
- a CDS encoding 2Fe-2S iron-sulfur cluster-binding protein, which translates to MFHPLRVSEVERLTDDSVTVTFAVPPELDETFRHTPGQHIALRRIVDGEEIRRTYSICAPAGELPVLRVGIRLVEGGDFSTYALKELAVGDTVEVMEPTGRFVLPPRPGHFAAIVGGSGITPVLSMASTLLVREPEARFCLIRSDRTVASTMFLEEVADLKDRFPDRFQLVTVVSREEQQAGLPSGRLDEERLAALLPALLPVDSVDGWFLCGPLGLVKGAERALRGLDVRRKAIHQEIFHVDDGALDAGLAANAATPTGAAGGPVGSTLTATLDGRSGSWPVQEGDSLLETVLRSRSDAPYACKGGVCGTCRAFLVSGEVRMDRNFALEPEETEAGYVLACQSHPATAEVELDFDR; encoded by the coding sequence ATGTTCCATCCGCTCCGCGTCAGCGAGGTCGAGCGGCTCACGGACGACTCGGTGACCGTCACCTTCGCCGTGCCGCCCGAGCTGGACGAGACGTTCCGCCACACTCCGGGCCAGCACATCGCGCTGCGCCGAATCGTGGACGGCGAGGAGATCCGTCGTACGTACTCGATCTGCGCGCCCGCCGGCGAACTGCCCGTCCTGCGGGTGGGCATCCGGCTGGTCGAGGGCGGCGACTTCTCGACGTACGCCCTGAAGGAACTCGCCGTGGGCGACACGGTCGAGGTCATGGAGCCGACCGGCCGCTTCGTGCTCCCGCCGCGCCCCGGGCACTTCGCCGCGATCGTCGGCGGCAGCGGGATCACCCCGGTGCTGTCGATGGCCTCGACGCTCCTCGTGCGGGAGCCCGAGGCCCGGTTCTGTCTGATCCGCAGCGACCGCACCGTGGCTTCGACGATGTTCCTGGAGGAGGTCGCCGACCTCAAGGACCGCTTTCCGGACCGCTTCCAGCTGGTCACGGTCGTATCCAGGGAGGAGCAGCAGGCCGGGCTTCCCTCGGGCCGGCTGGACGAGGAGCGACTGGCGGCGCTGCTGCCCGCGCTGCTCCCGGTGGACAGCGTCGACGGCTGGTTCCTGTGCGGCCCCCTGGGCCTGGTGAAGGGCGCGGAGCGGGCGCTGCGCGGCCTGGACGTCCGGCGGAAGGCGATCCACCAGGAGATCTTCCACGTGGACGACGGCGCCCTGGACGCCGGGCTGGCTGCGAACGCGGCCACGCCCACCGGCGCGGCGGGCGGCCCCGTCGGAAGCACGCTCACGGCGACGCTCGACGGCCGCTCGGGCAGTTGGCCGGTCCAGGAGGGGGACTCCCTGCTGGAGACGGTGCTACGCAGCCGGTCGGACGCGCCGTACGCGTGCAAGGGCGGCGTCTGCGGCACCTGCCGCGCGTTCCTGGTCTCGGGCGAGGTACGGATGGACCGCAACTTCGCCCTGGAGCCGGAAGAGACGGAAGCGGGCTACGTACTGGCCTGCCAGTCCCACCCGGCCACCGCCGAGGTCGAATTGGACTTCGACCGCTGA
- the paaA gene encoding 1,2-phenylacetyl-CoA epoxidase subunit PaaA, with the protein MTAVTAGTAVEATVETTAAAPGAYEAAFDAAVAADERIEPRDWMPEAYRASLVRQMAQHAHSEIIGMQPEANWITRAPSLRRKAILMAKVQDEAGHGLYLYSAAETLGTSRDELLDKLHSGRQKYSSIFNYPTLTWADVGAIGWLVDGAAITNQVPLCRCSYGPYARAMVRICKEESFHQRQGYESLLALSRGTPAQHEMAQDAVNRWWWPSLMMFGPPDDESAHSAQSMTWKIKRHSNDELRQRFVDISVPQAETLGLTLPDPDLKWNEERGQHDFGTIDWDEFREVLKGNGPCNEQRIGRRRRAHEEGAWVREAATAYAAKHSGTDSGGGSGTGTGGADIARPVEKVATA; encoded by the coding sequence ATGACGGCAGTGACCGCGGGGACGGCTGTGGAGGCAACGGTGGAGACGACGGCAGCGGCGCCCGGGGCGTACGAGGCGGCGTTCGACGCCGCGGTGGCCGCCGACGAGCGCATCGAGCCCCGCGACTGGATGCCGGAGGCCTACCGTGCGTCGCTCGTCCGCCAGATGGCCCAGCACGCGCACTCGGAAATCATCGGCATGCAGCCGGAGGCGAACTGGATCACGCGCGCGCCCTCGCTGCGGCGCAAGGCGATCCTGATGGCCAAGGTGCAGGACGAGGCGGGACACGGGCTGTATCTCTACAGCGCGGCCGAGACCCTGGGCACAAGCCGCGACGAGCTGCTCGACAAGCTCCACTCCGGCCGCCAGAAATACTCGTCGATCTTCAACTACCCGACGCTGACCTGGGCGGACGTCGGCGCGATCGGCTGGCTGGTGGACGGGGCCGCGATCACGAACCAGGTCCCGCTCTGCCGCTGCTCCTACGGCCCGTACGCCCGCGCGATGGTCCGTATCTGCAAGGAGGAATCCTTCCACCAGCGCCAGGGGTACGAATCACTGCTGGCCCTCAGCCGTGGCACGCCCGCGCAGCACGAGATGGCGCAGGACGCGGTCAACCGCTGGTGGTGGCCCTCCTTGATGATGTTCGGCCCGCCGGACGACGAGTCGGCGCACTCCGCGCAGTCGATGACCTGGAAGATCAAGCGGCATTCGAACGACGAGCTGCGGCAGCGGTTCGTCGACATCTCTGTCCCCCAGGCCGAGACGCTCGGTCTCACGCTCCCCGACCCGGACCTGAAGTGGAACGAGGAGCGGGGACAGCACGACTTCGGGACGATCGACTGGGACGAGTTCCGCGAGGTCCTGAAGGGCAACGGCCCCTGCAACGAGCAGCGGATCGGCCGGCGCCGCCGCGCCCACGAGGAAGGCGCGTGGGTACGCGAGGCGGCGACGGCCTACGCGGCGAAGCACAGCGGCACTGACAGCGGCGGCGGCAGCGGCACCGGAACCGGCGGCGCGGACATCGCGCGGCCCGTGGAGAAAGTGGCGACGGCATGA
- the paaB gene encoding 1,2-phenylacetyl-CoA epoxidase subunit PaaB: MSGSTQWPLWEVFVRSRRGLSHTHAGSLHAPDAEMALRNARDLYTRRSEGVSIWVVPSASVTASSPDEKDSFFEPAGDKPYRHPTFYEIPEGVRHL, encoded by the coding sequence ATGAGCGGATCGACCCAGTGGCCTCTGTGGGAGGTCTTCGTGCGGTCCCGCCGCGGGCTCTCGCATACGCACGCGGGCAGCCTGCACGCCCCGGACGCCGAGATGGCGCTGCGCAACGCGCGCGACCTCTACACCCGGCGCAGCGAGGGTGTGTCGATCTGGGTGGTCCCCTCCGCCTCGGTCACGGCGTCCTCGCCGGACGAGAAGGACTCGTTCTTCGAACCGGCCGGCGACAAGCCCTACCGGCACCCGACGTTCTACGAGATCCCGGAAGGGGTGCGTCACCTGTGA
- a CDS encoding HTTM domain-containing protein: protein MSRPAHAPTVVHKAALVLQRVTSRPLGPHQSAVVRIGFSAAWLLFLLRELPNRRELYGPGSPWSWDMAQQLIAGNGAFTTLMWSESGVWFEIVYAVSVLSSALLMLGWRTRTMSVVFMVGVLSLQNRSIFMGDGGDNVIHLMAIYLVLTRCGRVWSLDARREDRAARAVASGKAAPVDRVGPLLWAVLGVALLGTLLDRTGGEWWVTVLLWTLWLSQGLWWALNRYAPKSEPRALLDVIANLAHNGALVVIMAEVCLIYATAGWYKIQGSRWQDGTALYYPLHLDYFAPWPALADILASSGLIVMALTYGTVMVQVAFPFTLFNRRVKNVLLVAMMLEHAGIAVLLGLPFFSLAMIAADAVFLPTSFMIRIGHAATRLRLRFTKGPVPRGGDGAGMPDRRTGDEAGPAAQDATPPAPPGVDADPSLVR from the coding sequence ATGAGCCGCCCCGCCCACGCCCCCACCGTCGTCCACAAGGCCGCGCTCGTCCTCCAGCGCGTCACCTCCCGGCCGCTCGGCCCCCACCAGAGCGCCGTCGTCCGGATCGGATTCTCCGCCGCCTGGCTCCTCTTCCTGCTGCGCGAACTGCCCAACCGCCGTGAGCTGTACGGGCCCGGCAGCCCGTGGAGCTGGGACATGGCCCAGCAACTGATCGCGGGCAACGGCGCGTTCACCACGCTGATGTGGTCCGAGAGCGGCGTCTGGTTCGAGATCGTCTACGCCGTCTCCGTACTGTCCAGCGCCCTGCTGATGCTCGGCTGGCGCACCCGCACCATGTCCGTGGTCTTCATGGTGGGCGTGCTGTCCCTCCAGAACCGCAGCATCTTCATGGGCGACGGCGGCGACAACGTCATCCATCTGATGGCGATCTATCTGGTGCTCACGCGCTGCGGCCGGGTCTGGTCGCTGGACGCCCGCCGGGAGGACCGCGCCGCGCGCGCCGTCGCCTCCGGCAAGGCCGCGCCGGTGGACCGGGTCGGGCCCCTCCTGTGGGCCGTGCTCGGTGTCGCCCTGCTGGGCACGCTGCTGGACAGGACCGGCGGCGAGTGGTGGGTGACGGTGCTGCTGTGGACGCTGTGGCTCTCCCAGGGGCTGTGGTGGGCGCTGAACCGTTACGCGCCGAAGAGCGAGCCGCGCGCGCTGCTGGACGTCATCGCGAACCTCGCGCACAACGGCGCACTCGTCGTGATCATGGCGGAGGTCTGTCTGATCTACGCCACGGCCGGCTGGTACAAGATCCAGGGGTCGCGCTGGCAGGACGGCACCGCCCTCTACTACCCGCTGCACCTGGACTACTTCGCCCCGTGGCCCGCCCTCGCCGACATCCTGGCCTCCAGCGGCCTGATCGTGATGGCGCTGACGTACGGCACGGTCATGGTGCAGGTCGCGTTCCCGTTCACGCTCTTCAACCGGCGGGTCAAGAACGTCCTGCTGGTGGCGATGATGCTGGAGCACGCGGGCATCGCCGTCCTGCTCGGGCTGCCGTTCTTCTCGCTCGCCATGATCGCCGCCGACGCCGTCTTCCTGCCGACCAGCTTCATGATCCGGATCGGCCACGCGGCGACGCGCCTGCGGCTGCGCTTCACCAAGGGGCCGGTGCCCAGGGGCGGTGACGGGGCCGGCATGCCTGACCGGCGCACGGGCGACGAGGCCGGGCCTGCCGCGCAGGACGCGACGCCCCCGGCACCGCCCGGTGTCGACGCGGACCCCTCGCTCGTCCGGTGA
- a CDS encoding TrmH family RNA methyltransferase has translation MNDVDPASALRLWHDQAPGAVVLDGFHALKHALRFGADVRLAVTSDKESVLALAAELADDLAGTLRGSLVEVPAEDLRELVPKVHPTRVVALAVRRGRTENLAALAAAPRRSPVVVLDNPRNLGNVGAVVRLAAGFGATGVVTTGDLDPWHPNVVRAGAGLHFATAVERLSPDDFPPGPLYALDPEGADIRSVTLPDDALLAFGSERHGLSAELRARADTLLALPMRPQVSSYNLATSVAMALFHWGGPN, from the coding sequence ATGAACGACGTCGATCCCGCGAGCGCCCTGCGGCTGTGGCACGACCAAGCGCCGGGCGCCGTGGTCCTCGACGGCTTCCACGCGCTCAAGCACGCGCTGCGGTTCGGGGCGGACGTGCGGCTCGCGGTCACGAGCGACAAGGAGTCCGTGCTCGCCCTGGCGGCCGAGCTCGCCGACGATCTGGCCGGCACCCTGCGGGGGTCGCTGGTCGAAGTGCCCGCCGAGGACCTGCGGGAGCTGGTGCCGAAGGTGCACCCGACGCGGGTTGTCGCCCTGGCGGTCAGGCGTGGCCGTACGGAGAATCTGGCCGCGCTGGCGGCGGCGCCCCGGCGCTCTCCCGTCGTCGTCCTCGACAATCCCCGCAATCTCGGGAACGTCGGGGCGGTGGTGCGGCTCGCGGCCGGGTTCGGGGCCACCGGGGTGGTGACCACCGGCGATCTCGATCCCTGGCACCCGAACGTCGTCCGAGCCGGCGCCGGGCTGCACTTCGCCACCGCCGTCGAGCGGCTGTCACCCGACGACTTCCCCCCGGGGCCGCTGTACGCCCTGGATCCGGAGGGGGCGGACATCCGGTCGGTGACTCTCCCCGACGACGCGCTGCTGGCCTTCGGCTCCGAACGGCACGGGCTCTCGGCCGAACTGCGGGCGCGCGCCGACACGTTGCTGGCGCTGCCGATGCGCCCCCAGGTCTCCAGCTACAACCTCGCCACCAGCGTGGCCATGGCGCTGTTCCACTGGGGCGGGCCGAACTGA
- a CDS encoding J domain-containing protein gives MTQDASREPTIRNDDEQDVPDVPDATTDATTGGEATAGAATEGVDGPQGAGDGAGGAEGAAGPGQESERPEERLERAVRAAEQALIEFEIALETFRVEVENFSRLHHQRLGPMYSRLDELDAMIAEARASRSGDPEDLRKAREARAMVQPMPGIEELFHDWLDSDGLSPEAAAMLTDQPVQPPKRVRPTDEVRKLYRDLARKAHPDLAQDDTERARRDEFITRVNAAYGRGDEALLRQLAEEWAAGPVPKEPRLSENEELYARLDWLARRKELLTIVAQDLEQSAIGAMLQMAPDDPDRLLEEIAEQLLAEVSARESELARLVQ, from the coding sequence GTGACGCAGGACGCCTCCCGGGAGCCGACGATCCGTAACGACGACGAGCAGGACGTGCCAGACGTGCCGGATGCGACGACGGATGCCACCACGGGCGGGGAAGCCACGGCGGGGGCGGCCACGGAGGGCGTGGATGGCCCGCAGGGCGCCGGAGACGGGGCGGGGGGAGCCGAGGGGGCCGCCGGTCCGGGCCAGGAGTCCGAGCGGCCGGAGGAGCGGCTGGAGCGGGCGGTGCGGGCCGCGGAGCAGGCGCTGATCGAGTTCGAGATCGCCCTGGAGACCTTCCGGGTCGAGGTGGAGAACTTCTCCCGGCTGCACCACCAGCGGCTCGGCCCCATGTACTCGCGGCTGGACGAGCTGGACGCGATGATCGCCGAGGCCCGTGCCTCCCGGTCGGGTGACCCCGAGGATCTGCGCAAGGCGCGTGAGGCGCGGGCGATGGTGCAGCCGATGCCGGGGATCGAGGAGCTGTTCCACGACTGGCTCGACTCCGACGGTCTGTCGCCCGAGGCCGCGGCGATGCTGACGGACCAGCCCGTGCAGCCGCCGAAGCGGGTGCGGCCGACAGACGAGGTGCGCAAGCTCTACCGCGACCTGGCCCGCAAGGCGCACCCGGATCTCGCGCAGGACGACACCGAGCGGGCCCGCCGGGACGAGTTCATCACGCGCGTGAACGCGGCCTATGGACGCGGGGACGAGGCGCTGCTCAGGCAGCTCGCTGAGGAGTGGGCGGCGGGGCCCGTGCCGAAGGAACCGCGCCTGAGCGAGAACGAGGAGCTCTACGCCCGGCTGGACTGGCTGGCCCGGCGCAAGGAACTGCTGACGATCGTGGCGCAGGATCTGGAGCAGAGCGCGATCGGCGCGATGCTTCAGATGGCGCCGGACGACCCCGACCGGCTGCTGGAGGAGATCGCTGAGCAGTTGCTGGCGGAGGTTTCGGCACGCGAGTCCGAACTGGCGCGGTTGGTGCAGTGA
- the paaC gene encoding 1,2-phenylacetyl-CoA epoxidase subunit PaaC: MTGAPTATALALADDALILSHRLGEWAGHAPELEEDVALANIALDLLGQARILYSLVGDEDELAYLREERDFRNLQLVEQPNGDFAHSIARQLYFSTYQRLLYERLATGDGPFAGLAAKAVKEVDYHQDHAEQWTLRLGDGTAESHERMQRACTALWRFTGEIFSPMAASAGRDDGDDGDDGDGPGYGEGLDGVNRQELAERWLSSVTAVLERATLTVPDGPRAGAWTAGAGRQGLHTESFGRMLAEMQHLHRSHPGASW; the protein is encoded by the coding sequence GTGACCGGCGCTCCGACAGCGACGGCGCTCGCCCTCGCCGACGACGCGCTGATCCTTTCGCACCGGCTGGGGGAGTGGGCGGGACACGCGCCCGAGCTGGAAGAGGACGTGGCGCTCGCCAACATCGCCCTGGACCTGCTGGGCCAGGCCCGGATCCTGTACTCCCTGGTGGGGGACGAGGACGAGCTGGCCTATCTGCGCGAGGAGCGCGACTTCCGCAATCTCCAGCTGGTCGAGCAGCCGAACGGCGACTTCGCGCACTCGATCGCCCGCCAGCTCTACTTCTCCACCTATCAGCGGCTGTTGTACGAGCGGTTGGCGACCGGTGACGGGCCGTTCGCCGGGCTCGCCGCCAAGGCCGTGAAGGAAGTCGACTACCACCAGGACCATGCCGAGCAGTGGACGCTGCGGCTCGGTGACGGCACCGCCGAGAGCCATGAGCGGATGCAGCGGGCCTGTACGGCGCTGTGGCGGTTCACCGGCGAGATATTCTCACCCATGGCCGCAAGCGCCGGACGCGATGACGGCGATGACGGCGATGACGGCGACGGCCCTGGGTACGGCGAGGGGCTGGACGGCGTCAACAGGCAGGAGCTGGCGGAGCGTTGGCTCTCCTCGGTCACGGCGGTGCTGGAGCGCGCGACGCTGACGGTGCCCGACGGGCCGCGCGCCGGGGCATGGACGGCGGGCGCGGGACGGCAGGGCCTGCACACCGAGTCCTTCGGCCGGATGCTCGCCGAGATGCAGCACCTGCACCGCAGCCACCCGGGAGCGTCATGGTGA
- a CDS encoding DUF2252 domain-containing protein, whose protein sequence is MGEAGSVVTDERIPVVPGFARRMAPGGAGSTPKDAGKALRQRVPRSSHDSLVLSASRPDAVRAVEESSRGRVPELTPLRVGRMAASPFAFLRGAAGLMAHDLVGTPVTGAGAQICGDAHAANFGLYGDARGRLVIDLNDFDETVVGPWEWDVKRLATSLVLAGREAGADEETCRRGARDAVGAYRRTMRLLSKLSALDAWNAIADEELVSHTDARDLMGTLERVSEKARKNTSARFAAKSTEIVDDGDGDGDEGGAAGGVARRRFVDAPPVLRRVPDGEAAAVAAALGEYVGTLSEDRLPLLARYAIHDVAFRVVGTGSVGTRSYVVLLLDHRGEALVLQVKEARASALLPFVGAAGFETPGVEHEGRRVVLGQKRMQVVSDNLLGWTTVDGRPYQVRQFRNRKGSVDPAALPADQVDDYARMTGALLARAHAHSVDPRLVAGYCGKNEELDEAVAAFAVAYADRTEADHSELVTAVRSGRIAAELGV, encoded by the coding sequence ATGGGCGAGGCCGGTTCGGTGGTGACGGACGAGCGCATTCCGGTGGTGCCGGGTTTCGCGCGGCGTATGGCGCCGGGCGGGGCGGGGAGCACGCCGAAGGACGCGGGGAAGGCACTGCGGCAGCGGGTGCCGAGGTCGTCGCACGATTCGCTGGTGCTCTCGGCCTCGCGGCCGGACGCGGTGCGGGCCGTCGAGGAGTCGAGCCGGGGGCGGGTGCCCGAGCTGACGCCGCTGCGGGTGGGCCGGATGGCCGCTTCTCCCTTCGCGTTTCTGCGGGGCGCGGCCGGATTGATGGCGCACGACCTGGTGGGGACACCGGTGACCGGCGCGGGCGCGCAGATCTGCGGTGACGCGCATGCGGCGAACTTCGGGCTGTACGGGGACGCGCGAGGCCGCCTCGTCATCGATCTGAACGACTTCGACGAGACGGTGGTCGGCCCCTGGGAGTGGGACGTCAAGCGGCTCGCGACCTCGCTGGTGCTCGCCGGGCGGGAGGCGGGTGCGGACGAGGAGACGTGCCGCAGGGGCGCCAGGGACGCCGTGGGGGCGTACCGGCGCACGATGCGGCTGCTGTCGAAGCTGTCGGCCCTGGACGCGTGGAACGCGATCGCGGACGAGGAGCTCGTCTCCCACACGGACGCGCGCGACCTGATGGGCACGCTGGAGCGGGTGTCGGAGAAGGCGCGTAAGAACACGAGCGCGCGGTTCGCCGCGAAGTCGACGGAGATCGTGGACGACGGCGACGGCGACGGCGACGAGGGCGGGGCTGCGGGTGGGGTGGCGCGGCGGCGGTTCGTCGACGCGCCGCCGGTGCTGCGGCGGGTGCCGGACGGGGAGGCCGCGGCGGTCGCGGCGGCGCTCGGTGAGTACGTGGGCACGCTCTCGGAGGACCGGCTGCCGCTGCTCGCGCGGTACGCGATCCATGACGTGGCGTTCCGGGTGGTCGGCACGGGCAGTGTCGGGACGCGTTCCTACGTGGTGCTGCTGCTGGACCACCGGGGCGAGGCGCTGGTGCTTCAGGTGAAGGAGGCGAGGGCTTCGGCGCTGCTGCCGTTCGTGGGGGCCGCGGGGTTCGAGACGCCGGGTGTGGAGCACGAGGGGCGCCGGGTGGTGCTCGGGCAGAAGCGGATGCAGGTCGTGAGCGACAACCTGCTGGGCTGGACGACGGTGGACGGCAGGCCGTATCAAGTGCGGCAGTTCAGGAACCGCAAGGGCAGTGTGGACCCGGCCGCGCTCCCGGCGGACCAGGTCGACGACTACGCGCGGATGACCGGCGCGCTGCTGGCCAGGGCGCACGCGCACAGCGTGGACCCGAGGCTCGTCGCGGGCTACTGCGGCAAGAACGAGGAGCTGGACGAGGCGGTCGCGGCTTTCGCCGTCGCGTACGCGGATCGGACCGAGGCGGATCACTCGGAGCTGGTGACGGCTGTCAGGAGCGGGCGGATCGCCGCTGAGCTCGGGGTGTGA
- a CDS encoding rhodanese-like domain-containing protein, giving the protein MSFAQLPAVDAAAVPSDGLVLDVRENDEWAAGHVEGALHIPMSEFVARFGEVTEAVADGRKAFVMCRVGGRSAQVTQYLVQQGVDAANVEGGMQAWEGAGRPMVTDNGSPAFVL; this is encoded by the coding sequence ATGAGTTTCGCCCAACTGCCCGCGGTGGATGCTGCGGCGGTCCCGTCCGACGGTCTGGTGCTCGACGTCCGTGAGAACGACGAATGGGCGGCGGGCCATGTCGAGGGCGCGCTGCACATCCCGATGAGCGAGTTCGTGGCGCGCTTCGGTGAGGTGACCGAGGCGGTCGCCGACGGGCGCAAGGCCTTCGTCATGTGCCGGGTCGGCGGACGGTCCGCGCAGGTCACCCAGTACCTGGTCCAGCAGGGCGTCGACGCGGCGAACGTCGAGGGCGGCATGCAGGCCTGGGAGGGCGCGGGCCGCCCGATGGTCACGGACAACGGCAGCCCGGCGTTCGTGCTCTGA
- a CDS encoding winged helix-turn-helix transcriptional regulator produces the protein MEGSHGDACKPVDVGMTRVFELFGKRWTGLIVSVLMQRAVHFAELRRAIPGISERMLSDRLTELAGAGLLVREVDEGPPLRVAYRLTDAGAAMEPALRELGRWAEKHLAGESGCPEME, from the coding sequence ATGGAGGGAAGCCACGGGGACGCGTGCAAGCCGGTGGACGTGGGGATGACCCGCGTCTTCGAACTGTTCGGCAAGAGGTGGACCGGCCTGATCGTTTCCGTCCTCATGCAACGCGCTGTGCACTTCGCGGAGTTGAGGCGGGCGATCCCCGGCATCAGCGAGCGCATGCTGTCCGACCGGCTGACAGAGCTGGCGGGCGCGGGGCTGCTCGTACGAGAAGTCGACGAAGGGCCGCCGCTGCGGGTCGCCTACCGGCTCACGGACGCGGGGGCGGCGATGGAGCCCGCGCTGCGGGAACTGGGGCGGTGGGCCGAGAAGCATCTGGCTGGCGAGAGCGGCTGCCCGGAGATGGAGTAG